One part of the Anopheles merus strain MAF chromosome 3L, AmerM5.1, whole genome shotgun sequence genome encodes these proteins:
- the LOC121599169 gene encoding gametocyte-specific factor 1 homolog, with the protein MDTMEVPNYGTVVVCPYNNAHQILAERLQKHLVKCRRQYPNAKITACPFNNAHHIPEQELKLHTKTCPDRGQMESFKYAIASTPAPPPQAAVYVRSDGTTVLATAPPVEDVKLDDDENWDDMDAPAYNPAKYCANNLIIRKATHKTAAEKRQFYEDERARHEMLKKGNA; encoded by the coding sequence ATGGACACGATGGAAGTACCGAACTACGGCACCGTGGTGGTGTGCCCGTACAACAACGCGCACCAGATACTGGCGGAGCGTTTGCAGAAGCATCTGGTAAAGTGCCGGCGGCAGTACCCGAACGCCAAGATTACCGCCTGCCCGTTCAACAACGCGCACCATATCCCGGAGCAGGAGCTGAAGCTGCACACGAAGACTTGCCCCGACCGGGGCCAGATGGAATCGTTCAAGTATGCGATCGCGTCGACCCCGGCACCTCCGCCACAAGCCGCCGTGTACGTACGGTCGGACGGTACGACGGTCTTGGCGACGGCCCCACCAGTGGAGGACGTTAAGCTAGACGACGACGAGAACTGGGACGACATGGATGCACCGGCCTACAATCCGGCCAAGTACTGTGCGAACAACCTCATCATCCGGAAGGCGACGCACAAGACCGCGGCGGAGAAGCGTCAGTTTTACGAGGACGAACGCGCCCGCCATGAGATGCTCAAGAAGGGCAACGCTTAA